The Brachyhypopomus gauderio isolate BG-103 chromosome 7, BGAUD_0.2, whole genome shotgun sequence genome has a window encoding:
- the aatf gene encoding protein AATF, whose amino-acid sequence MTWRARPHMVGRNMSASISQQLSDLLNPLPTFVDPEDDQDEETKARVVERFDEDEEEDLPSAGLRRRTTALLEDTDKRYRGKATSRRELRKEIEGSSEEDDEGDEEEYIEKGQLNEDWEDEDDDTSVEEVEEEEDHISDDISQISRSVSKMKAGDTTLPEVTDFHQLTEGMDDLGESEDEEDSGEEESEDGSEEEDVDDDEDVDDSGAVMTFSKEKVDEEVDKGKAVRNQLALWDMLLEGRIKMQKALVTANQLPQPDTFPEFKSKGGSEYAGALKNSHKALKALQRSLLELQDLLLYQSPDTRGIAQDKSRTDHSKSKDQEEEINSDEEDDGDEDMAGGAPSGPPKRKLDPAAYPDFMAKRFAAFQPYCDTTLQKWYDKTRLTTGKAKGFGAFDRNILTQVQQVLMDKDRLLKRTQTRRSDYRVLGKAEASDATAPPTTDPEADLGLKANVHLKDLDEEIFDDDDFYHQLLRELIERKTSAVDPNDQVAMGRQWLAIQKLRSKIKKKVDTKASKGRKVRFHIHSKLVNFMAPMDHSSMGDEARSELYRSLFNSQPLH is encoded by the exons ATGACGTGGCGAGCGCGACCGCACATGGTGGGGAGAAACATGTCTGCCTCTATATCGCAGCAGCTGTCCGATCTGCTGAACCCACTGCCCACTTTCGTAGATCCCGAAGACGACCAGGATGAAG AGACCAAAGCCAGAGTCGTAGAGCGGtttgatgaagatgaggaggaagacCTGCCCTCTGCAGGGCTGCGCAGGCGCACGACAGCCTTACTGGAAGACACGGATAAACGCTACCGCGGCAAGGCCACGTCCCGTAGGGAACTACGGAAAGAGATTGAAGGTTCCT ctgaggaagatgatgagggTGATGAGGAAGAATATATTGAAAAGGGACAGTTGAATGAAGACTgggaagatgaagatgatgacactagcgtggaggaggtggaagaggaggaagaccacATCAGTGATGATATCTCACAAATATCCCGCTCCGTCTCCAAAATGAAAGCTGGTGACACGACCCTCCCCGAAGTGACCGACTTCCACCAACTCACCGAAGGCATGGATGAcctgggagagagtgaggatgaggaggacagTGGCGAAGAAGAGAGTGAAGACGGCTCAGAAGAAGAAGATGTGGACGACGATGAGGATGTCGATGACTCTGGGGCTGTGATGACATTTTCGAAGGAGAAGGTGGATGAAGAGGTGGACAAGGGGAAAGCAGTGAGAAATCAGCTCG CTCTTTGGGACATGTTGCTCGAAGGACGAATCAAAATGCAGAAGGCTCTTGTGACAGCCAATCAGCTTCCACAGCCAGACACCTTCCCAGAGTTCAAGAGTAAAGGCGGGTCGGAGTATGCCGGAGCATTAAAGAACA GTCACAAGGCCCTGAAGGCGCTGCAACGGTCTCTGCTGGAGCTCCAGGATCTTCTGCTGTATCAGAGTCCTGACACCAGAGGCATCGCGCAGGACAAGAGCAGGACAGACCACAG CAAATCCAAAGACCAGGAGGAGGAGATTAATAGCGATGAGGAGGACGATGGGGATGAAGACATGGCAGGGGGGGCTCCGAGCGGACCGCCCAAGCGGAAGCTGGACCCGGCGGCGTATCCCGACTTCATGGCCAAGCGCTTTGCGGCCTTCCAGCCGTACTGCGACACCACGCTGCAGAAGTGGTACGACAAGACGCGGCTCACCACAGGAAAGGCCAAG ggctttGGGGCGTTTGACAGGAACATCCTGACCCAGGTTCAGCAGGTTCTGATGGATAAGGACCGTCTACTGAAGCGCACGCAGACACGCCGCTCCGACTACCGAGTTCTGGGCAAAGCGGAGGCCTCCGACGCCACGGCCCCGCCCACCACAGACCCTGAG GCAGACTTGGGCCTCAAAGCTAATGTGCACCTCAAAGACCTGGATGAGGAGATCTTCGACGACGACGACTTCTACCACCAG CTCCTCCGGGAACTGATCGAACGCAAAACGAGTGCAGTGGACCCCAACGACCAAGTAGCcatgggcag ACAGTGGTTGGCTATCCAGAAGCTGCGTAGTAAGATAAAAAAGAAAGTGGACACCAAAGCCAGCAAAGGCCGAAAAGTCAG GTTCCACATTCACAGTAAGCTGGTGAATTTCATGGCTCCCATGGACCACAGCAGCATGGGTGACGAGGCTCG GTCCGAGCTGTACCGCTCTCTGTTCAACTCCCAACCGCTGCACTGA
- the lhx1b gene encoding LIM/homeobox protein Lhx1b: MIHCAGCERPILDRFLLNVLDRAWHAKCVQCCDCKCNLTEKCFSREGRLYCKTDFLRRYGTKCGGCAQVISPNDLVRKARSKVFHLNCFTCIMCNKQLSTGEELYILDEYKFVCKEDYLSNSNGKDTNLLSITTCSDPSLSPDSQDPHDDCKDSETGHLSDKETCSNENDEQNLGAKRRGPRTTIKAKQLETLKAAFAATPKPTRHIREQLAQETGLNMRVIQVWFQNRRSKERRMKQLSALGARRHVFFRSPRRMRTLGERMEPAELMANGHFSYYGDYQGEYYGPGSNYDYFPQGPPSSQAQTPVDLGYVPSSGPAGTPLGSMDHHHTAHHPSNEGQCFGEMVSHRPGDTPSPEPGAPASVHGISADMGGPIGPFTSVNALAGNGYSSQLSQPSSEMSEGAVW; the protein is encoded by the exons ATGATCCACTGTGCTGGATGCGAGAGGCCTATTCTGGACCGCTTTCTGCTTAACGTGTTGGATCGAGCTTGGCATGCCAAATGCGTTCAGTGCTGTGACTGTAAGTGCAATTTAACAGAAAAGTGTTTTTCCAGAGAGGGAAGACTCTATTGCAAAACAGACTTTTTAAG ACGCTACGGGACTAAATGTGGGGGATGTGCACAGGTCATCTCCCCTAACGACCTCGTTCGCAAAGCCAGAAGCAAAGTCTTTCACCTGAACTGTTTCACCTGTATCATGTGTAACAAGCAACTCTCCACCGGTGAAGAGCTCTACATACTGGACGAGTATAAATTCGTCTGCAAAGAGGATTACCTTAGCAACAGCAACGGGAAAGACACAAACCTTCTTTCAA TAACAACGTGCAGTGACCCGAGCTTATCTCCAGATTCCCAAGATCCCCACGACGACTGTAAGGACTCTGAGACGGGACACCTCTCGGATAAAGAGACCTGCAGCAACGAAAACGACGAGCAGAATTTGGGTGCCAAGCGTCGCGGGCCGCGGACCACGATCAAAGCGAAGCAGCTCGAGACGCTGAAGGCGGCGTTTGCGGCCACGCCGAAGCCCACGAGACACATCCGAGAACAGCTCGCGCAGGAGACGGGCCTCAACATGAGGGTCATTCAG GTGTGGTTCCAGAACCGGCGCTCCAAGGAAAGGCGGATGAAGCAGCTGAGCGCGTTGGGGGCCAGACGGCACGTCTTCTTCCGCAGTCCCAGAAGAATGAGGACGCTGGGCGAGCGGATGGAGCCTGCAGAATTAATGGCAAACGGCCACTTTTCCTATTATGGAG ACTATCAAGGAGAATACTATGGACCAGGAAGCAACTATGATTACTTCCCTCAGGGCCCTCCATCCTCCCAGGCCCAGACTCCTGTGGACCTGGGCTATGTGCCCTCGTCTGGGCCTGCGGGCACACCTCTGGGGAGCATGGACCATCACCACACGGCACATCACCCCTCCAATGAGGGCCAGTGCTTCGGAGAAATGGTGTCCCACCGTCCAGGTGACACTCCCAGCCCCGAGCCTGGCGCCCCGGCCTCTGTTCATGGCATCTCTGCGGACATGGGTGGCCCGATCGGTCCCTTCACTTCCGTGAACGCCCTCGCCGGCAACGGCTACAGCAGCCAGCTCTCGCAGCCATCGTCGGAAATGAGCGAAGGGGCCGTGTGGTAG